One Maribacter cobaltidurans genomic window carries:
- a CDS encoding DUF6090 family protein, whose product MIKFFRKIRQQLLEENRFSKYFLYAIGEIVLVVVGILIALQLDNWNENSKNATKEKEYLYGLQEDLGKQLSLFDDRAVFYDQLIETGESILTDYTQREKLLQIDSINKKLSFLLYTNSYPEVNRTFNELNTTGHINLIREKNLKSDIITYYLNSESTARKINGNVENVNYNQIFPILKSAIIVNLENFGFPSDNTDQQGLTKKMASTLENSLDDPNKEFEIINAISMRIILLKSNELRIQKIKDEAEELLSTINAKL is encoded by the coding sequence ATGATAAAATTTTTCCGAAAAATCCGCCAGCAGCTGCTCGAGGAAAACAGGTTTTCCAAATACTTCCTATACGCCATAGGTGAGATAGTCTTGGTGGTGGTCGGAATTTTAATTGCCTTGCAACTAGATAATTGGAACGAAAATTCCAAAAACGCTACCAAAGAAAAAGAGTATCTCTACGGACTACAAGAGGATTTAGGGAAGCAACTCTCCTTATTTGATGATCGCGCTGTTTTCTATGACCAACTTATTGAAACGGGGGAATCTATCCTTACCGATTACACTCAGAGGGAGAAGCTTCTGCAAATTGACAGTATCAATAAAAAATTAAGCTTTTTACTGTATACCAATAGTTACCCGGAAGTCAATAGAACATTCAACGAGTTAAACACAACCGGGCACATTAATCTTATTAGGGAGAAGAACCTTAAATCTGACATCATAACGTATTATCTAAATTCCGAATCCACAGCAAGAAAAATAAATGGAAATGTAGAAAACGTGAATTACAATCAAATCTTCCCCATATTAAAATCAGCGATTATCGTGAATTTGGAAAATTTTGGTTTCCCATCAGATAATACCGATCAACAAGGTTTGACCAAAAAAATGGCCAGCACCCTTGAAAATAGTTTGGATGACCCCAATAAGGAGTTTGAAATAATAAATGCTATTTCCATGCGGATTATTTTATTAAAATCGAACGAGCTCAGGATACAAAAAATCAAGGATGAAGCCGAAGAACTTTTATCCACCATCAATGCGAAACTATAA
- a CDS encoding DUF6090 family protein, which produces MIKFFRKIRQQLLKENRFSKYMLYALGEIILVVIGILIALAISNWNETQKSKKLEQQLLHALLAEFESNLQLLNDVIALNNSNIENSILLGEYTGPSVTNIHEKELSERMVGIFKIEPRYLPNQGTVQEIINSGRLSVLSDDKLRKALSAWQSGLESVKRQENYVVERRDIGHDFFLKEGNFRRHLDLINDALLDPTPSKFPNNDFKFLENQEFESQLYLFIVASRNLNVVFYEPLRERINTIIALIKNDIQ; this is translated from the coding sequence ATGATAAAATTTTTCAGAAAAATCCGCCAGCAGCTGCTCAAGGAAAACAGGTTTTCCAAATATATGCTCTATGCACTTGGCGAAATAATTTTAGTGGTCATCGGTATTTTGATTGCCCTTGCCATTAGCAATTGGAACGAAACACAAAAAAGCAAAAAACTGGAACAGCAGCTATTGCATGCCTTGTTGGCGGAATTTGAATCCAACCTTCAGCTGTTGAACGATGTTATCGCCCTGAACAATTCCAATATAGAAAATAGCATTCTCTTGGGCGAATACACAGGACCTTCGGTCACAAACATCCATGAAAAAGAACTTTCGGAAAGAATGGTCGGCATATTTAAAATAGAGCCCAGATATTTGCCCAATCAAGGTACCGTTCAAGAAATCATTAACTCAGGAAGACTCAGTGTGCTTTCAGATGACAAACTACGCAAGGCGCTATCCGCATGGCAATCGGGCCTGGAGAGTGTCAAAAGGCAAGAAAACTATGTGGTGGAGCGACGGGATATAGGACACGACTTCTTTTTAAAAGAAGGAAATTTCAGAAGACACCTTGACCTCATCAACGACGCACTTCTTGACCCAACTCCCAGTAAATTTCCAAATAACGATTTCAAATTCTTGGAAAATCAAGAATTTGAAAGCCAGCTGTATCTATTTATCGTGGCTTCCAGAAATCTGAATGTGGTCTTTTACGAACCCCTAAGGGAACGGATCAACACCATCATTGCACTGATTAAAAACGATATCCAATGA
- a CDS encoding DUF6090 family protein has translation MIKFFRKIRQNLIMENKTSKYFRYAIGEIVLVVIGILIALQINNWNQDRINNIEKKALLSKLHVEFKTNKKLVEDFRLEEQRAIKSSSELISLIGAKKEELANKNLDSLFFESFPSNELAFANNSVNSIVQNGRLNLFENDSITSLLYHWNSLSEIRQTRFDKLDAWNNEHLLPFLLPYISFKEMDSNAHYPWSGKSKVKPDYYPLFQKVEFENLLDNSLWLHQNIMDRLDETEMLIEEILQETKPVVK, from the coding sequence ATGATAAAATTCTTTAGAAAAATTCGGCAGAATCTCATCATGGAAAACAAAACCTCCAAATATTTTAGATATGCCATTGGCGAGATTGTACTCGTGGTCATCGGTATTTTGATTGCCTTGCAGATTAATAATTGGAACCAGGACCGAATCAACAATATCGAAAAAAAAGCTTTACTTTCTAAACTACATGTAGAGTTCAAAACCAATAAAAAACTGGTAGAGGATTTTAGGCTTGAAGAGCAAAGGGCCATAAAATCTTCCAGTGAATTGATTAGTTTGATCGGGGCCAAAAAAGAAGAGCTCGCAAACAAAAATTTAGACAGCCTATTTTTTGAATCCTTTCCCTCTAACGAACTGGCATTTGCCAACAATTCGGTAAACAGTATCGTGCAAAACGGACGTCTTAACCTTTTTGAAAACGATTCCATCACCTCACTTTTATACCACTGGAATTCACTATCTGAAATCAGACAAACACGTTTTGACAAATTGGATGCCTGGAACAATGAACATCTTTTGCCCTTTTTGCTACCTTATATTTCATTTAAGGAAATGGACAGTAACGCCCATTATCCATGGTCTGGGAAATCCAAAGTGAAACCGGACTACTATCCCTTGTTTCAGAAAGTGGAATTTGAAAATTTGTTGGATAATTCCTTATGGCTGCATCAAAATATAATGGATAGGTTGGATGAAACCGAAATGTTGATTGAAGAAATTCTTCAGGAAACCAAACCTGTAGTAAAATGA
- a CDS encoding YfcC family protein codes for MKNFPNAFVIIIGVVLFAWVLTFIIPQGSYQRITDEDTGITTVVSNSYQETDGDHLSAFDMMLTIPNGVAERADTIVLILLLGGCFFVIEKTGALSEGLHKIVNVLKGREGLSLFIVSLLFTAAGVSIGMQEEVIAMMPVLLIFGKSLGFNTYTTIYMSYGSTVLGSSFSPSNPFGVIIAQQEAGVPLLSGSGFRLVVLGIAFLVWVIYLIRYAAKNRMEKVEASTPHEKMSLNSKIILTLLGLTFIIVMYGLLQLDWGFMEMSASFFALGVVSGLLGKLGVNGTGEAYVNGFKEMIFAAMIIGLANSISMVLKEGMIIDSIVYGLFGPLQYLSASVSGVLMMVSHAILHFPIPSYSGQAILTMPILVPLSDLIGISRQTCVLAYQYGAIMGDLIVPTNGALMAILAVCGIPYNKWFRFAWKPLLLMLALGALSIVVAIYTGYN; via the coding sequence ATGAAAAACTTTCCAAATGCCTTTGTCATCATCATCGGGGTCGTCCTATTTGCTTGGGTGCTCACCTTTATCATACCCCAAGGTAGCTACCAAAGAATTACGGATGAAGATACGGGAATCACAACAGTAGTCAGCAATTCATACCAAGAAACGGATGGAGATCATTTATCCGCCTTTGACATGATGCTAACCATTCCCAACGGAGTTGCGGAAAGAGCGGACACCATTGTCCTAATATTATTGTTAGGGGGTTGCTTTTTCGTTATTGAGAAAACCGGGGCGTTATCCGAAGGATTGCATAAGATTGTCAACGTTCTCAAAGGAAGGGAAGGTCTGTCATTATTCATCGTCTCTCTACTGTTTACGGCGGCGGGGGTAAGTATAGGCATGCAAGAGGAAGTGATTGCCATGATGCCCGTACTGCTCATTTTTGGAAAAAGTTTGGGCTTCAACACCTATACTACTATTTATATGAGCTACGGATCTACGGTGTTGGGCAGTTCCTTTAGTCCTTCAAACCCATTTGGTGTAATTATAGCACAACAGGAAGCCGGTGTCCCTTTGCTTTCGGGAAGCGGGTTCCGATTAGTAGTTCTCGGGATTGCCTTTTTGGTTTGGGTCATTTACCTGATCCGCTATGCTGCCAAAAACAGGATGGAAAAAGTTGAAGCGTCCACTCCCCACGAAAAAATGTCCCTTAATTCCAAGATCATTCTCACCCTATTAGGTTTAACGTTTATCATTGTCATGTATGGGCTTCTACAGTTGGATTGGGGCTTTATGGAAATGTCCGCCTCCTTTTTTGCCTTGGGAGTGGTCTCCGGTCTTTTGGGAAAATTGGGTGTGAACGGTACGGGAGAAGCCTATGTCAACGGATTTAAGGAAATGATTTTTGCAGCCATGATCATTGGCTTGGCAAACAGTATTTCCATGGTCTTAAAGGAGGGCATGATCATTGATTCCATTGTTTACGGACTTTTTGGTCCCCTACAATACCTATCAGCCTCTGTCTCCGGAGTGTTGATGATGGTCTCCCATGCTATTTTACATTTTCCCATACCCAGTTACTCCGGTCAGGCTATTTTGACCATGCCCATTTTAGTACCGCTTTCGGATTTAATCGGTATTTCCAGACAGACGTGTGTACTGGCCTACCAATATGGGGCCATCATGGGGGATTTGATCGTGCCCACGAACGGCGCATTGATGGCCATTTTGGCTGTTTGCGGTATTCCCTATAACAAATGGTTCCGATTTGCTTGGAAACCTTTGCTACTTATGCTGGCATTGGGAGCCCTAAGTATTGTAGTAGCCATTTATACGGGATATAATTAA
- a CDS encoding DUF6090 family protein → MIKFFRRIRQQLLSENKFSKYLLYAIGEIILVVIGILIALQINNWNEDRINSKKETIVLANIHKEFTQNKKQLDSVVGQHQVVFKNCTGVIGLFPIKSKPGPEALDSLATMLWWTYGGNTFNPTQTSINALASTSSFDIIKNETLRDLLISWNDLVTDYQEEELASRDHIWSQYDPYLSKHFDWNLNFKDERNDFDALQTLEFEYLVRSRYDLVDQILNTSGELQKVQATLDKIIELSKPSGNQNP, encoded by the coding sequence ATGATCAAATTCTTTAGACGAATCCGGCAACAGCTTCTCTCAGAAAACAAATTCAGCAAATATCTGCTCTACGCCATTGGAGAAATAATCCTAGTAGTCATCGGCATACTAATCGCCCTTCAAATAAATAATTGGAATGAAGATCGTATAAACTCGAAAAAAGAAACTATTGTCTTGGCCAATATTCATAAAGAGTTTACACAGAATAAAAAGCAATTGGACTCTGTTGTTGGTCAGCATCAGGTCGTATTCAAAAATTGCACCGGCGTCATTGGTCTTTTCCCAATAAAATCAAAACCAGGACCTGAAGCATTGGATTCATTGGCCACTATGCTTTGGTGGACTTACGGCGGTAATACCTTCAACCCCACGCAAACGAGCATTAATGCCCTTGCCAGCACATCTTCTTTCGATATCATAAAAAATGAAACCTTGCGGGATCTATTGATTTCCTGGAATGACTTGGTTACGGATTATCAAGAGGAAGAATTGGCTTCTAGAGATCATATTTGGAGTCAATACGACCCTTATCTGTCCAAGCATTTTGATTGGAACCTCAATTTTAAAGATGAACGAAACGATTTTGATGCACTTCAAACACTGGAGTTTGAATATTTGGTTAGGAGCAGGTATGATTTGGTGGATCAAATTTTGAATACAAGCGGTGAGCTACAAAAAGTACAAGCCACTTTGGATAAAATAATTGAACTTTCAAAACCTTCAGGTAACCAAAACCCATGA
- a CDS encoding DUF6090 family protein gives MIKFFRKIRQNLLSEGKTTKYLKYALGEIILVVIGILIALQVNTWNEKRKNNAKEQTLLLALQQEFDGNLQRLKNTITVNNERITNCLLLLHELAPEKSSLSHSQISKLWLNALSKDAVYRPSLGVLNEAIASGNLSVIHNREITTFLSAWESELDRISIQETAVKDQRLLCFERSKEIGNMRMILQAIENDLGKELQESPFEDTNKDLLRSKAFESDLVTFLGTANHLESGFLIPLKERLEHFLTLVKKELDHD, from the coding sequence ATGATAAAATTCTTTCGAAAAATTAGACAAAATCTGCTATCGGAGGGCAAAACGACCAAGTATTTAAAATATGCTCTTGGAGAGATTATACTAGTAGTGATTGGAATTCTAATTGCCTTGCAGGTAAACACTTGGAACGAGAAACGAAAGAACAACGCAAAGGAACAAACCTTGCTTTTGGCATTGCAACAGGAATTTGATGGAAATCTACAGCGTTTGAAAAATACCATAACCGTAAATAACGAGCGCATTACCAACTGCTTACTTTTGTTGCATGAATTAGCACCCGAGAAATCTTCCCTTTCCCATAGTCAAATTTCAAAGCTATGGCTCAACGCATTGTCCAAAGATGCTGTCTACCGACCCAGCCTAGGGGTGCTCAATGAGGCTATCGCCTCTGGTAATCTTAGTGTTATTCACAATAGGGAAATCACAACCTTTCTGTCTGCATGGGAATCAGAACTTGATCGAATTAGCATACAGGAAACGGCCGTTAAGGATCAACGCCTTCTGTGTTTTGAACGTTCCAAGGAAATTGGTAACATGAGAATGATCCTCCAGGCTATAGAAAACGATTTGGGTAAAGAATTACAGGAAAGCCCATTTGAGGATACAAACAAAGATTTGCTCAGGTCAAAGGCCTTTGAGTCTGACCTAGTGACTTTTTTGGGCACTGCCAACCATTTAGAATCCGGTTTTTTAATTCCTTTAAAAGAAAGACTCGAGCATTTTTTAACCCTTGTAAAGAAAGAATTGGACCATGATTAA
- a CDS encoding metallophosphoesterase family protein, with protein sequence MIVILLVLSSCKENNQKIEKSTFEHSLGESPKPWTSAIFEPTEDDFTFAIISDLNGGERDGVYSAAVEQLNALDPTFVLSVGDLIDGGTEDTLQLAKEWDSFENRTSKLKMPFFHLGGNHDLTNPTMRSIWKQRFGPRYYHFLYDNVLFLMMDSEDYEEQRMVEIYEARAKALKVIAGEIEGVYEETEYYSMPERQLGGMGLEQFEYFKKVLEENPDVTWTFVLMHKPLWQREDEKGLNPLEKLLADRPYTVINGHIHSFSHRIRNNRDYIILGTTGGSQQAQDSMAFDHISLVRMANKPIITHLKMDGILDKKGKLPSSGSLIH encoded by the coding sequence ATGATTGTTATTCTTCTTGTACTTTCCAGTTGCAAGGAAAACAACCAGAAAATTGAGAAATCCACTTTTGAACATTCGCTTGGAGAAAGCCCGAAACCATGGACTAGTGCTATTTTTGAGCCCACGGAAGATGACTTTACCTTTGCCATCATTTCAGATTTAAACGGAGGTGAACGTGACGGGGTGTACAGTGCTGCTGTAGAGCAATTAAATGCCCTAGACCCAACCTTTGTCCTGAGTGTTGGCGATCTCATAGATGGCGGAACGGAGGATACACTGCAATTGGCCAAAGAATGGGATTCCTTTGAAAACAGGACGTCAAAATTAAAAATGCCCTTCTTCCATCTGGGTGGCAACCATGACCTTACCAACCCCACAATGCGTAGTATTTGGAAGCAACGTTTTGGCCCAAGATACTATCATTTTCTGTACGATAATGTACTCTTTCTTATGATGGATTCCGAGGATTACGAGGAACAGCGCATGGTGGAAATCTATGAGGCACGTGCGAAAGCCCTAAAAGTTATCGCCGGGGAAATAGAAGGCGTGTATGAGGAGACGGAATATTACAGCATGCCGGAGCGTCAACTAGGTGGTATGGGTTTGGAACAATTTGAATATTTTAAGAAGGTTCTAGAAGAAAATCCTGATGTTACATGGACTTTTGTGCTCATGCATAAACCGCTTTGGCAGCGGGAAGATGAAAAGGGTTTAAATCCCTTGGAAAAGCTTTTGGCCGATAGACCATATACCGTAATCAATGGCCATATCCATTCCTTTTCCCATAGAATAAGGAACAACCGGGATTATATCATACTTGGCACCACCGGTGGATCCCAACAAGCCCAAGATTCCATGGCCTTTGATCATATTTCCCTGGTGAGAATGGCCAATAAACCAATCATCACCCACTTAAAAATGGACGGTATTTTGGACAAAAAAGGGAAACTGCCCTCAAGTGGTTCATTGATACATTAA
- a CDS encoding DUF6090 family protein, with the protein MIKIFRKIRQNLIMENKTSKYFRYAIGEIVLVVIGILIALQINNWNEERLENNREKITVQNLNTEFQENLRDLDSINTILKRTILATETIFAKFKEEDFQETDPIDSLLHYVIESPSWKPSEFVLNDLQNSGGLSKLNNPELKILLFNWSRFFKELQETMDQTEKTNINLIEYIREHGSLRNIDTKSKTFPYRPSQLKMNNASLLQNIQFENYIDDKLYVLKESDMAYTQAKILIQKILKETTIE; encoded by the coding sequence ATGATTAAAATCTTTAGAAAAATTCGGCAGAATCTCATCATGGAAAACAAAACCTCCAAATATTTTAGATATGCCATTGGCGAGATCGTACTCGTGGTCATCGGTATTTTGATTGCACTCCAAATAAATAACTGGAACGAGGAACGACTTGAGAATAACCGGGAAAAAATCACCGTGCAAAATCTAAACACTGAATTCCAAGAAAATTTAAGGGACTTGGATTCCATAAATACCATTTTGAAACGCACCATTTTGGCTACGGAAACCATTTTTGCAAAGTTCAAGGAAGAGGATTTTCAAGAAACCGACCCAATCGACAGCCTTTTGCATTATGTCATAGAAAGTCCTTCTTGGAAGCCCAGTGAATTTGTTTTGAACGACCTGCAAAACTCTGGCGGACTCTCAAAATTGAACAATCCAGAGCTTAAAATTCTTTTGTTCAATTGGTCCCGATTTTTTAAGGAATTACAGGAAACGATGGATCAAACCGAAAAAACGAATATCAATTTAATCGAATATATACGGGAACATGGTTCGCTTAGAAACATAGATACCAAATCCAAAACATTTCCATACAGGCCCTCCCAACTAAAAATGAACAATGCGTCGTTGCTTCAAAATATTCAATTTGAAAACTATATCGATGACAAACTCTATGTCCTTAAAGAGTCTGATATGGCCTATACACAAGCCAAAATATTAATACAGAAAATCTTGAAGGAAACAACTATAGAGTAA
- a CDS encoding DUF1572 family protein has product MERGYLNSIKKQFEYYKSVGEKTFSQLDEASLFRAFNEESNSIAVIVNHLSGNMKSRWTDFLHSDGEKDWRNRDMEFEAVIKTKKELLEKWNEGWQCLFDALDSINERNFDTKVYIRNQEHSILEAINRQLAHYTYHIGQIVYIGKMVKGKEWQSLTIPKGTSNDFNDRKFSLGKHKGHFSDDLK; this is encoded by the coding sequence ATGGAAAGGGGGTACTTGAACAGCATAAAAAAGCAATTTGAATATTATAAGTCGGTAGGGGAAAAGACCTTCTCCCAATTGGATGAGGCAAGCCTTTTTAGGGCCTTCAACGAAGAATCGAATTCCATCGCGGTCATCGTTAACCATCTTTCCGGCAATATGAAATCGCGCTGGACGGATTTCTTGCATTCCGACGGAGAAAAGGATTGGCGGAATAGGGATATGGAATTTGAAGCGGTTATCAAAACCAAAAAGGAGCTGCTGGAAAAGTGGAATGAAGGATGGCAATGTTTATTCGATGCCTTGGATTCCATAAATGAAAGGAACTTTGACACAAAGGTTTATATCAGAAATCAGGAACACTCCATTTTGGAAGCTATAAATCGGCAATTGGCCCATTATACCTACCATATCGGACAAATTGTTTACATAGGTAAAATGGTCAAAGGAAAGGAATGGCAAAGTTTAACCATCCCGAAAGGAACATCAAATGATTTTAACGATAGGAAATTTTCATTAGGAAAGCATAAAGGGCATTTTTCCGATGATTTGAAATAA
- a CDS encoding SDR family oxidoreductase — translation MKVLFIGGTGNISTPSSRLAVVKGMDLYLLNRGKAKVDIEGAHSIIGDIHKPETLSELKKHEWDVVVNWIAFTPEDIERDLELFQGKTKQYIFISSASCYQTPLTYPVITESTPLRNNLWDYSHNKILCEERLMKSYRETGFPITIVRPSHTYDTVTPLAIGGFDKYNVIDRILKGKEIIVHGDGTSLWTVTHADDFAKGFVGLLGLTTAIGHAFHITSDEVLSWNMIYKITAEALGKEANIVHIASDFICKIEPSFTGSLLADKAESVLFDNSKIKTFLPGFKATIPYSEGIKRTLKWLQEKPERQNIDKEKEAKIENILKAYKALG, via the coding sequence ATGAAAGTATTATTTATAGGAGGAACGGGAAACATCAGTACTCCGAGTAGTCGGTTGGCGGTCGTCAAAGGAATGGATTTATACCTGCTGAACAGAGGCAAGGCCAAAGTAGACATAGAAGGTGCCCATTCCATCATCGGGGACATCCATAAGCCGGAAACATTGTCCGAATTAAAGAAACATGAATGGGACGTGGTTGTCAATTGGATTGCCTTCACCCCCGAGGATATTGAGCGTGATCTGGAACTGTTCCAGGGAAAAACGAAGCAATATATTTTCATCAGTTCGGCCTCTTGCTACCAAACCCCATTGACCTATCCGGTCATTACCGAATCTACTCCGCTCCGTAATAATCTATGGGATTATTCCCATAATAAAATATTGTGCGAAGAACGGTTAATGAAGTCCTATCGGGAAACGGGTTTTCCTATCACCATTGTACGGCCTTCCCATACCTATGATACGGTAACCCCGTTGGCCATTGGGGGTTTTGATAAATATAATGTCATCGACCGCATTCTAAAAGGGAAAGAAATTATCGTTCATGGCGATGGTACTTCCTTATGGACGGTGACCCATGCCGATGATTTTGCTAAAGGATTCGTGGGACTTTTAGGATTGACCACCGCCATCGGTCATGCCTTTCATATTACCTCCGATGAGGTGTTAAGTTGGAATATGATCTATAAGATTACGGCAGAGGCATTGGGCAAGGAGGCAAATATCGTACACATTGCATCCGATTTTATTTGTAAGATAGAACCTTCCTTTACGGGAAGTCTGTTGGCGGACAAGGCTGAAAGTGTGCTGTTCGATAATAGCAAAATTAAAACCTTTTTACCCGGTTTTAAAGCGACGATTCCGTATTCCGAAGGAATAAAGCGTACCTTAAAATGGCTACAAGAAAAACCGGAACGACAAAATATTGATAAGGAAAAAGAGGCTAAGATTGAAAATATATTGAAGGCGTATAAGGCCTTAGGTTAA
- a CDS encoding DUF6090 family protein gives MIKFFRKIRQNLLDEGKTLKYFKYAVGEIVLVVIGILIALQINNWNENRKVDGEIVKILTEIRSNLINDSLSIEETYSKRLEDINIQYTVINKLEAGDIPYDSINYHLGRVMLARRIVLVDNGYQLIKKLGIELLQDQELRNKLTSYYTTAVKKINDDTNDDDFEFRTVFLPYARNHFRDYTWGIEAIPTDYEQLKSDLYFLTSLNVNIKNEEGTLLALKEGNQAIQELLPRLDKTLSSYQKGN, from the coding sequence ATGATTAAATTCTTCCGTAAAATTCGTCAAAACCTTCTAGATGAAGGCAAAACATTAAAATATTTCAAATATGCTGTTGGCGAGATTGTGCTGGTTGTCATTGGTATCCTGATTGCCTTACAGATCAACAACTGGAATGAAAACAGGAAAGTTGATGGTGAAATCGTGAAAATTCTTACCGAAATACGTAGTAATCTCATTAACGATAGCCTTAGCATTGAGGAAACCTACAGCAAAAGGTTAGAAGATATCAATATACAATACACCGTAATCAATAAACTTGAAGCAGGTGATATTCCTTATGATTCCATTAATTATCACCTAGGACGTGTTATGTTGGCCAGGCGTATCGTGTTAGTGGATAATGGCTATCAATTGATAAAGAAATTAGGAATAGAACTCCTACAAGATCAAGAACTTCGTAACAAGTTGACAAGTTATTATACCACTGCCGTAAAAAAAATCAATGATGATACCAATGACGACGATTTTGAGTTCCGCACCGTGTTCCTCCCCTATGCCCGCAACCATTTTAGAGATTATACTTGGGGTATAGAGGCTATTCCCACAGATTATGAACAACTCAAATCGGATCTTTATTTTCTCACGTCCCTAAATGTAAATATTAAAAACGAGGAAGGTACCCTTCTTGCCTTAAAGGAAGGAAATCAGGCTATCCAGGAACTGCTACCCAGACTTGACAAAACCCTGTCCTCCTATCAAAAAGGGAACTAA
- a CDS encoding DUF6090 family protein — MIKFFRKIRQNLLAEGKTTKYFKYALGEIILVVIGILIALQVNNWNEERKNNEVKQSLVENLIADLKEDIQNLETLNTINTNAENEGFYLASYLDDSLKEIDTLRLTNSIVFCGYIPNKSLISSTYNDLINSNNIHLFNDVKLKKLLDEYYVNNSWFQLLNSRILKTVWYDYRDEMSKFHSPKLYQDFYTFQKPIESNVSKYHVQWNQIKNNDYLNTQVGMIGAYRILIRQDFEKYTQKAKTILKYLEETK, encoded by the coding sequence ATGATTAAATTCTTCCGTAAAATTCGTCAAAACCTTTTAGCAGAGGGTAAAACCACCAAATACTTCAAATATGCTTTAGGTGAGATTATCCTAGTGGTCATTGGTATTTTAATTGCGCTTCAAGTGAACAATTGGAACGAAGAAAGAAAGAACAATGAAGTTAAACAATCCTTGGTAGAAAATTTAATTGCTGATTTGAAGGAGGACATCCAAAACTTAGAGACACTAAATACCATAAATACCAACGCCGAAAATGAAGGATTTTACCTCGCCTCCTATTTAGACGATTCACTAAAGGAAATAGATACCTTAAGGCTTACAAATTCAATCGTATTTTGTGGTTACATTCCCAATAAATCCCTTATATCCTCTACCTATAACGACTTGATCAACAGTAATAATATTCACCTATTCAATGATGTGAAATTAAAAAAGCTTTTGGACGAATATTATGTAAACAATTCTTGGTTTCAACTCTTGAATTCCCGAATCCTCAAAACAGTCTGGTATGATTACCGTGATGAAATGTCTAAATTTCATAGTCCAAAGCTATATCAGGATTTCTATACATTCCAAAAACCGATTGAATCCAATGTTTCTAAATACCATGTACAATGGAATCAAATCAAGAACAATGATTATTTAAATACTCAAGTGGGAATGATAGGCGCTTACAGAATATTGATAAGGCAAGATTTTGAAAAATATACCCAAAAGGCCAAAACCATCTTAAAATATTTAGAAGAAACAAAATAG